GCCGCGCGCACGGGGCTGGATATTTTCATGGGTCGTTGCGGGGGTGCTTTTATCAAAGTAAGAGGTCAGCACATCCTGAAACGCGGCAAAGGGTTTTTCGATGGAGATATTGTCCAGACGGATGCTCAGATTTTTTGCCATCGCGGCGGCATCGTCGAGGCTTTCCTGCGAGGTGTAGCGCGAGGGCATCATGACGCCGCGCACCTTGTCCGGGCCGAGGGCATCGGCGGCGATCATGGCGCTGATCGCGCTGTCGATCCCGCCCGAAAGACCGAGGATCACGCCGGGGAAGCCGTTCTTGGCGATATAATCGCGCAGGCCGAGCATCAGGGCACCGTACACATCGCCGAGGCCGCAGCGGGGCAGGGAGTCTTCGGAGAGATGTTTCAGGCTTTCGCCCGCTTTTGCCCATATCTCCGGCGCGAGAAGATCGAGGCTTTCGGTGAAGGCGGGGGAGCGGTGGACACATTCGCCCTTATCGTTCAAGGCGAAGGAGGCGCCGTCGAACACCAGTTCATCCTGACCGCCGACCTGATTGACATAGACTAGCGGCAGGCCGGTTTCGCGGACACGGCGATGAGCCTGCAGGAGTCTGCGGGAGAGGTGCCTTTGTGAGAAAGGGCTGCCGTTGGGGACGATCAGGATTTGTGCGCCCTTTTCCTTGAGGTTTTTCGCGCAGCGGGCGAACCACATATCCTCGCAGGTCATGAGGCCGAGCTTTATGCCCCTGAAGGTGACAGGCTCTGGCAGAGGTCCGGCCTTAAACAGGCGCTGCTCGTCGAAGACGCCGTAGTTGGGGAGTTCGTGCTTCAGGACCGCTGCGAGAATTTTTCCCTCGGCGATCAGCAGGGCGGCGTTATAGCGGTCGCCTTGCATCCTCCACGGAGTGGAAATAATCGCAGCGGATTTTTTTTCCTTACTGGCGGCGAGAATGTCTTCCACCTGTTGCTCTATTTTTTCAAGAAAAACAGGTTTCAGCACGAGGTCTTCGGGCGGATAGCCGCAGGTGACCATTTCAGGGAAAACCACCAGATCGGCGTTTGAGTCAAAACGATCCCACGCGGCCAGAATTTTTTTCGTGTTGCCCGTGAGATCGCCCAGAACCGGGTTGATTTGCGCCATGCCGATGCGGAGGGGAAACGAAGAGGTCATGTTTCAAGCCTGTCCCAAAAGTTCCCCAAGCCTAGCGCAAACAGATTTTCCTGCAAACCCCTTATTCTGCCGCTGCCGGGTTCAGGCTCCGCAGGTCCGGGTTTCTGGACCGGATAGCCTTCAATTCATCGGAGATCAGGAACGCCAGTTCCAGCGCCTGATTGGCGTTCAGGCGCGGATCGCAGTGCGTGTGGTAGCGGTTGGAGAGATCTTCGTCTCCGATCGCTTCGGCGCCGCCGACACATTCGGTCACGTTCTGCCCGGTCATTTCGATATGGATGCCGCCGGGGTGGGTGCCTTCTGTTCTGTGGACCGAAAAGAATCCGCGCACTTCGGCAAGGATATGATCGAAGGGGCGGGTCTTGTAGCCACTATTCGATTTGATCGTATTGCCGTGCATCGGGTCGCAGGACCAGACGACGGCGCGGCCTTCCTGCTTCACCTTTTTGACGAGCGGGGCCAGTTTGTCCTCCACCTGCCGGTAACCCATGCGGGCGATCAGCGTCAGGCGGCCGGGAATGTTTTCGGGGTTCAGCGCATCGATCAGGCGGATCAGTTCGTCCGGCTGGAGCGCCGGGGA
The sequence above is drawn from the Alphaproteobacteria bacterium genome and encodes:
- a CDS encoding NAD+ synthase, whose product is MTSSFPLRIGMAQINPVLGDLTGNTKKILAAWDRFDSNADLVVFPEMVTCGYPPEDLVLKPVFLEKIEQQVEDILAASKEKKSAAIISTPWRMQGDRYNAALLIAEGKILAAVLKHELPNYGVFDEQRLFKAGPLPEPVTFRGIKLGLMTCEDMWFARCAKNLKEKGAQILIVPNGSPFSQRHLSRRLLQAHRRVRETGLPLVYVNQVGGQDELVFDGASFALNDKGECVHRSPAFTESLDLLAPEIWAKAGESLKHLSEDSLPRCGLGDVYGALMLGLRDYIAKNGFPGVILGLSGGIDSAISAMIAADALGPDKVRGVMMPSRYTSQESLDDAAAMAKNLSIRLDNISIEKPFAAFQDVLTSYFDKSTPATTHENIQPRARGLILMALSNATGAMVLSTGNKSEMAVGYATLYGDMCGGFNVLKDLYKMEVYALSRWRNENIPLGSLAPEGAKIPENIFTKAPTAELKDNQTDQDTLPPYKELDDILEGLIENEQGVAEIAARGHAPETVLKVWTMLDRAEYKRRQAPPGVKISSRAFGRDRRYPITNHFLKTIEKA